A stretch of Telopea speciosissima isolate NSW1024214 ecotype Mountain lineage chromosome 11, Tspe_v1, whole genome shotgun sequence DNA encodes these proteins:
- the LOC122645133 gene encoding pentatricopeptide repeat-containing protein At1g05750, chloroplastic, whose amino-acid sequence MNLSGYSSNATQLSQPPKPLSPLTHPTPTQTHFPNPNGKPSIHRKKLLLRRNDQSPVDPTVSWTSSIARRCRNGQLTEAALEFTRMRINNVKPNHVTFVTLLSACADFPSETLCFGSSIHAYVRKLGLDRNNVVLATAIVDLYSKGARMDLALQMFDEMYVRNAVSWNTMINGYMRNGMVEDAINLFNQMPQKDKISWTALIGGFVRKGLFEEALEQFREMQLAGIEPDYVTILCVLSACANLGSIGVGLWVHRYVLQKDFGENIRLSNSLIDMYSRCGCIEFARQEFEKMPMRSLVSWNSIIIGLAVNGHSEDVLQHFEMMQREGFKPDGVSFTGALTACSHAGLVDEGLRLYDTMKKIHRIIPRIEHYGCLVDLLSRAGRLEDALHIIESMPMKPNEVVLGSLLAACRTHGDVNLAERLTDYLVELEPDCDSNYVLLSNIYAAVGRWDGVGKVRNAMKALGIKKKPGFSAIEIECRIHEFVAGDKSHTQSDSIYAMLNQLFIELKLCGYVPETSVGRLSEYD is encoded by the coding sequence ATGAACCTTTCCGGCTATTCATCCAACGCTACCCAACTGTCCCAACCTCCAAAGCCACTCTCTCCGCTCACACACCCAACTCCAACCCAAACTCACTTCCCTAACCCTAATGGTAAACCATCAATCCATAGAAAGAAACTCCTCCTTAGACGCAATGATCAATCTCCTGTTGATCCCACCGTGTCATGGACTTCCTCAATTGCCCGCCGATGCCGAAACGGACAGCTTACTGAAGCTGCTTTGGAGTTCACTCGTATGAGAATCAATAATGTTAAGCCTAATCATGTCACATTCGTAACCCTTCTCTCTGCTTGTGCTGATTTTCCCTCGGAAACTCTGTGTTTCGGTTCATCGATCCATGCCTATGTAAGAAAACTGGGGTTGGATAGGAACAATGTTGTGTTGGCCACTGCTATTGTTGATTTGTACTCAAAAGGTGCTCGTATGGATCTTGCTCTCCAGATGTTTGATGAAATGTATGTGAGAAATGCGGTGTCATGGAACACCATGATTAATGGGTACATGAGGAATGGGATGGTTGAAGATGCAATCAATTTGTTCAATCAAATGCCACAGAAGGACAAGATTTCATGGACTGCTTTGATTGGTGGGTTTGTCAGGAAAGGTCTATTTGAGGAAGCCTTGGAACAATTTCGAGAAATGCAGCTCGCTGGAATAGAGCCTGACTATGTGACCATCCTATGTGTCCTCTCTGCTTGTGCGAACTTGGGTTCAATTGGTGTTGGCCTATGGGTGCACCGTTATGTTCTACAAAAGGACTTTGGTGAGAATATCCGGTTAAGTAACTCTTTAATCGATATGTACTCTCGATGTGGTTGTATTGAATTTGCCCGTCAAGAATTTGAGAAGATGCCCATGCGGAGCTTGGTCTCTTGGAACTCGATCATTATAGGCTTGGCTGTTAATGGTCACTCAGAGGATGTTCTTCAACACTTTGAAATGATGCAGCGAGAAGGGTTCAAGCCAGATGGAGTGAGTTTCACTGGGGCACTTACTGCTTGTAGCCACGCTGGCTTAGTCGACGAGGGACTCCGGTTGTACGATACCATGAAGAAAATTCACAGAATCATCCCCAGGATTGAGCACTATGGTTGCCTAGTGGATCTTCTTAGTAGGGCCGGGAGATTGGAAGATGCATTACACATAATAGAAAGCATGCCCATGAAGCCAAATGAAGTTGTCTTGGGATCATTGCTGGCAGCATGTAGGACTCATGGGGATGTGAATTTGGCTGAGAGGTTGACTGATTATCTTGTTGAATTGGAACCTGACTGTGATTCCAATTATGTTCTCCTTTCAAACATATATGCTGCAGTTGGAAGGTGGGATGGTGTAGGCAAGGTTAGGAATGCAATGAAAGCTCTTGGAATAAAGAAGAAACCTGGATTCAGTGCCATTGAGATTGAATGTCGAATCCATGAGTTTGTGGCTGGTGATAAATCCCATACACAGTCAGACTCAATTTATGCAATGCTCAATCAGCTGTTTATTGAACTGAAACTATGTGGGTATGTTCCTGAAACCAGCGTTGGTAGATTATCAGAATATGACTAA